The proteins below come from a single Miscanthus floridulus cultivar M001 chromosome 1, ASM1932011v1, whole genome shotgun sequence genomic window:
- the LOC136505111 gene encoding heptahelical transmembrane protein 4-like has translation MASTVTLEKTTTIQSDDAGAVGSPKTTMRSPLLTKKKGATGGAKGRCCGHRCKLVSYDKLPEFLKHNEFIVDHYRSEWPIKEALLSAFSIHNETINVWTHLIGFFVFLALTVCAATMVPTEYESPHMATSFKGLANITGNAMVLRSYSADDGAVLAMTMKAFRNVSVETEAAAVLSDGAAGHGRVPRWPFYAYLSGAMFCLLMSSACHLLACHSEHASYVFLRLDYAGITGLIVTSFYPLVYYTFLCHPFYQALYLGFITVSGAAAVAVSLLPVFERPELRWARAGLFACMGMSGLVPIVHKMLVFGDRPEAVLTTGYEMAMGAFYLAGVVVYATRVPERWMPGRFDLAGHSHQLFHVLVIAGAYAHYLAGLVYLGWRDMEGC, from the exons ATGGCTTCCACGGTGACGCTGGAGAAGACGACCACCATCCAGAGTGATGACGCGGGTGCTGTTGGATCGCCCAAGACCACCATGAGGTCTCCTCTCCTGACGAAGAAGAAGGGGGCAACAGGTGGCGCCAAGGGAAGGTGTTGCGGGCACAGGTGCAAGCTCGTCAGCTACGACAAGCTGCCGGAGTTCCTCAAGCACAACGAGTTCATCGTCGACCACTACCGCAGCGAGTGGCCCATCAAGGAGGCTCTCCTCAGCGCCTTCTCCATCCACAACGAGACCATCAACGTCTGGAC GCATTTGATCGGCTTCTTCGTCTTCCTCGCGCTCACCGTGTGCGCCGCCACGATGGTCCCGACGGAGTACGAGTCGCCTCACATGGCGACGTCGTTCAAAGGCCTGGCCAACATCACCGGCAACGCAATGGTGCTGAGGAGCTACAGCGCCGACGACGGAGCGGTcttggcaatgacaatgaaggcgTTCCGCAACGTGTCCGTCGAAACCGAGGCCGCCGCCGTTCTGTCAGACGGTGCGGCGGGGCACGGCCGTGTCCCGCGGTGGCCGTTCTACGCGTACCTCAGCGGCGCCATGTTCTGCCTGCTGATGAGCAGCGCGTGCCACCTGCTGGCGTGCCACTCGGAGCACGCCAGCTACGTGTTCCTCCGGCTGGACTACGCGGGCATCACGGGGCTCATCGTCACCTCCTTCTACCCGCTCGTCTACTACACCTTCCTGTGCCACCCTTTCTACCAGGCTCTCTACctcggcttcatcaccgtctccggcgccgccgccgtggccgtctCCCTCCTCCCCGTCTTCGAGAGGCCCGAGCTGCGGTGGGCGCGGGCGGGGCTGTTCGCGTGCATGGGCATGTCGGGCCTGGTGCCCATCGTGCACAAGATGCTCGTCTTCGGGGATCGCCCGGAGGCCGTGCTCACCACGGGGTACGAGATGGCCATGGGAGCCTTCTACCTGGCCGGCGTCGTGGTGTACGCCACCAGGGTCCCCGAGCGCTGGATGCCCGGGCGGTTCGACCTCGCGGGCCACAGCCACCAGCTCTTCCACGTGCTCGTCATCGCCGGCGCCTACGCGCACTACCTCGCCGGACTGGTCTACCTCGGCTGGAGGGACATGGAAGGGTGCTGA